Proteins encoded within one genomic window of Manis pentadactyla isolate mManPen7 chromosome 4, mManPen7.hap1, whole genome shotgun sequence:
- the MINK1 gene encoding misshapen-like kinase 1 isoform X8, giving the protein MGDPAPARSLDDIDLSALRDPAGIFELVEVVGNGTYGQVYKGRHVKTGQLAAIKVMDVTEDEEEEIKQEINMLKKYSHHRNIATYYGAFIKKSPPGNDDQLWLVMEFCGAGSVTDLVKNTKGNALKEDCIAYICREILRGLAHLHAHKVIHRDIKGQNVLLTENAEVKLVDFGVSAQLDRTVGRRNTFIGTPYWMAPEVIACDENPDATYDYRSDIWSLGITAIEMAEGAPPLCDMHPMRALFLIPRNPPPRLKSKKWSKKFIDFIDTCLIKTYLSRPPTEQLLKFPFIRDQPTERQVRIQLKDHIDRSRKKRGEKEETEYEYSGSEEEDDSHGEEGEPSSIMNVPGESTLRREFLRLQQENKSNSEALKQQLQQPPPRDPEAHIKHLLHQRQRRIEEQKEERRRVEEQQRREREQRKLQEKEQQRLEDMQALRREEERRQAEREQEYKRKQLEEQRQSERLQRQLQQEHAYLKSLQQQQLPRPQPAPPGDRTPLPHCGRGAGKPAWAREVEERTRMNKQQNSPLAKTKPSSTGPEPLTPQASPGPPGPLSQTPPMQRPVEPQEGPHKSLVAHRVPLKPYAAPVPRSQSLQDQPTRNLAAFPASHDPDPAVPIPTATPSARGAVIRQNSDPTSEGPGPSPNTPAWVRPDNEAPPKVPQRTSSIATALNTSGAGGSRAAQAVRARPRSNSAWQIYLQRRAERGTPKPPGPPAQPPGPPNACSNPDLRRSDPGWERSDSVLPASHGHLPQAGSLERNHVAASSKLDSSPVLSPGNKAKPEDHRSRPGRPADFVLMKERTLDEAPRPPKKAMDYSSSSEDVESSEDEEEESNGEPSEGSRDTPGTRSDGDTDSVSTMVVHDVEEIAGTQTPYGGGTMVVQRTPEEERSLLHADSNGYTNLPDVVQPSHSPTESSKGQSPPLKDGGSDYQSRGLVKAPGKSSFTMFVDLGIYQPGGSGDTIPITALVGGEGSRLDQLQYDVRKGSVVNVNPTNTRAHSETPEIRKYKKRFNSEILCAALWGVNLLVGTENGLMLLDRSGQGKVYGLIGRRRFQQMDVLEGLNLLITISGKRNKLRVYYLSWLRNKILHNDPEVEKKQGWTTVGDMEGCGHYRVVKYERIKFLVIALKNSVEVYAWAPKPYHKFMAFKSFADLPHRPLLVDLTVEEGQRLKVIYGSSAGFHAVDVDSGNSYDIYIPVHIQSQITPHAIIFLPNTDGMEMLLCYEDEGVYVNTYGRIIKDVVLQWGEMPTSVAYICSNQIMGWGEKAIEIRSVETGHLDGVFMHKRAQRLKFLCERNDKVFFASVRSGGSSQVYFMTLNRNCIMNW; this is encoded by the exons GACCCTGCTGGAATATTTGAACTGGTGGAGGTGGTTGGCAATGGAACCTATGGACAGGTGTACAAG GGTCGGCATGTCAAGACTGGGCAGCTGGCTGCCATCAAGGTCATGGACGTCACGGAG GATGAGGAGGAAGAGATCAAACAGGAGATCAACATGTTGAAAAAATATTCTCACCACCGAAACATTGCCACTTACTACGGGGCCTTCATCAAGAAGAGCCCCCCTGGAAACGATGATCAGCTCTGG CTGGTGATGGAGTTCTGTGGTGCTGGCTCTGTGACGGATCTGGTAAAGAACACAAAAGGGAATGCCCTGAAAGAGGACTGTATTGCCTACATCTGCAGGGAGATTCTCCGG GGTCTGGCCCACCTCCATGCCCATAAGGTGATCCATCGGGACATCAAGGGGCAGAACGTGCTGTTGACAGAGAATGCCGAGGTCAAGCTAG TGGATTTTGGGGTGAGTGCTCAGCTGGACCGCACTGTGGGCAGGCGGAACACTTTCATCGGGACCCCCTACTGGATGGCCCCGGAAGTCATTGCCTGTGATGAGAACCCTGATGCCACCTACGATTACAGG AGTGACATTTGGTCTCTAGGAATCACAGCCATCGAGATGGCAGAGGGAGCCCCCC CTCTGTGTGATATGCACCCCATGAGAGCCCTCTTCCTCATCCCTCGAAACCCACCCCCCAGGCTCAAGTCCAAGAAATG GTCTAAGAAGTTCATTGACTTCATTGACACATGTCTCATCAAGACGTACCTGAGCCGCCCACCTACTGAGCAGCTGCTGAAGTTCCCCTTCATCCGCGACCAGCCCACAGAGCGGCAGGTCCGCATCCAGCTCAAGGACCACATCGACAGATCCCGGAAGAAGCGAGGCGAGAAAG AGGAGACAGAATATGAATACAGTGGCAGTGAAGAGGAAGATGACAGCCACGGAGAGGAAGGAGAGCCAAG CTCCATCATGAACGTGCCCGGCGAGTCCACCCTGCGTCGGGAGTTTCTCCGGCTCCAGCAGGAGAACAAGAGCAACTCTGAGGCCCTGAAGCAGCAGTTGCAGCAGCCGCCGCCGCGGGACCCCGAGGCTCACATCAAACACCTGCTGCACCAGCGGCAGCGCCGCATCGAGGAGCAGAAGGAGGAGCGGCGGCGCGTGGAGGAG CAACAACGGCGGGAGCGGGAGCAGCGGAAGTTGCAAGAGAAGGAGCAGCAGCGGCTGGAGGACATGCAGGCCCTgcggagggaggaggagaggcgGCAGGCTGAGCGCGAGCAG GAGTACAAGCGGAAGCAGCTGGAGGAGCAGCGGCAGTCGGAGCGGCTCCAGCGACAGCTGCAGCAGGAGCACGCCTACCTCAAGtccctgcagcagcagcagctcccGAGGCCGCAGCCGGCGCCGCCTGGGGACCGGACGCCCTTGCCCCACTGTGGCCGCGGCGCCGGCAAGCCGGCCTGGGCGCGCGAG GTGGAGGAACGAACGAGGATGAACAAGCAGCAGAACTCTCCCTTGGCCAAGACCAAGCCAAGCAGCACAGGACCAGAGCCCCTCACACCCCAGGCCTCCCCCGGGCCTCCAGGACCCCTTTCCCAAACTCCTCCTATGCAGAGGCCAGTGGAGCCGCAGGAGGGACCGCACAAG AGCCTGGTGGCACACCGGGTCCCACTGAAGCCATATGCAGCACCTGTACCCCGATCCCAGTCCCTGCAGGACCAGCCCACCCGAAACCTGGCTGCCTTCCCAGCCTCCCACGACCCTGACCCTGCAGTCCCCATACCCACTGCCACGCCCAGTGCCCGAGGAGCTGTCATCCGCCAGAATTCAGATCCCACCTCTGAAGGTCCTGGTCCCAGCCCCAACACCCCAGCCTGGGTCCGGCCAGATAATGAGGCCCCCCCGAAG GTGCCTCAGAGGACCTCATCTATTGCCACTGCCCTTAACACCAGTGGGGCCGGAGGGTCCCGGGCTGCTCAGGCTGTCCGTGCCAG ACCTCGCAGCAACTCCGCCTGGCAAATCTATCTGCAAAGGCGGGCAGAGCGGGGCACCCCCAAGCCTCCAGGGCCCCCTGCTCAGCCCCCTGGCCCGCCCAACGCCTGTAG TAACCCCGACCTCAGGAGGAGCGACCCTGGTTGGGAGCGATCGGACAGTGTCCTCCCAGCCTCTCACGGGCACCTCCCCCAGGCTGGCTCACTGGAGAGGAACCATGTGGCAG CCTCCTCCAAACTGGATAGCTCCCCCGTGCTCTCCCCTGGGAACAAAGCCAAGCCTGAAGACCACCGCTCACGGCCAGGCCGGCCTGCA GATTTTGTGTTGATGAAAGAGCGAACCCTGGATGAGGCCCCCCGGCCTCCCAAGAAGGCCATGGACTACTCATCGTCAAGTGAAGATGTGGAGAGCAgtgaggatgaggaggaggaaaGCAATGGCGAGCCTTCAGAGGGGAGCAGAGATACCCCTGGGACCCG CAGTGATGGAGACACGGACAGTGTCAGCACCATGGTGGTCCACGATGTGGAGGAGATAGCCGGGACCCAGACACCCTATGGGGGTGGCACCATGGTGGTCCAGCGT ACCCCCGAAGAGGAGCGGAGCCTGCTGCATGCTGATAGCAATGGCTACACAAACCTGCCAGATGTGGTCCAGCCTAGCCACTCGCCTACTGAGAGCAGCAAAGGTCAAAGCCCCCCCTTGAAGGATGGAGGCAGTGAC TACCAGTCTCGTGGGCTGGTAAAGGCCCCTGGCAAGAGCTCATTCACGATGTTTGTGGACCTAGGGATCTACCAGCCCGGAGGTAGTGGGGACACCATCCCCATCACAG CCCTAGTGGGTGGAGAGGGCAGTCGGCTCGATCAGCTACAGTATGATGTGCGGAAAGGCTCTGTGGTCAACGTGAACCCCACCAACACCCGGGCCCACAGTGAAACCCCTGAGATTCGGAAGTACAAGAAACGATTCAATTCTGAGATCCTGTGCGCAGCCCTTTGGG GCGTCAACCTGCTGGTGGGCACGGAGAACGGGCTGATGTTGCTGGACCGAAGCGGCCAGGGAAAGGTGTATGGACTCATTGGGCGGCGACGCTTCCAGCAAATGGATGTGCTGGAAGGACTCAACTTGCTCATCACTATCTCAG GGAAAAGGAACAAACTGCGGGTGTATTACCTGTCCTGGCTCCGGAACAAGATTCTGCATAATGACCCGGAAGTGGAGAAGAAGCAGGGATGGACCACCGTTGGGGACATGGAGGGCTGCGGGCACTACCGTGTTG TGAAATATGAACGCATTAAGTTCCTGGTCATTGCCCTGAAGAACTCGGTGGAGGTGTATGCGTGGGCCCCCAAACCCTACCACAAATTCATGGCCTTCAAG TCCTTCGCTGACCTCCCTCACCGCCCCCTGCTGGTCGACCTCACAGTAGAGGAGGGACAGCGGCTCAAGGTTATCTATGGCTCCAGTGCCGGCTTCCATGCTGTGGATGTCGACTCGGGGAACAGCTATGACATCTACATCCCTGTACAT ATCCAGAGCCAGATCACAcctcatgccatcatctttctCCCCAACACGGATGGCATGGAAATGTTGCTGTGCTATGAGGATGAAGGCGTCTACGTTAACACATATGGGCGGATCATTAAGGATGTGGTGCTGCAGTGGGGAGAGATGCCCACCTCTGTGG CCTACATCTGCTCCAACCAGATCATGGGCTGGGGTGAGAAAGCCATTGAGATCCGCTCTGTGGAGACAGGCCACCTGGACGGGGTCTTCATGCACAAACGAGCCCAGAGGCTCAAGTTCCTGTGTGAGCGCAATGACAAG GTGTTTTTTGCCTCAGTCCGCTCTGGGGGCAGCAGTCAAGTTTACTTCATGACTCTGAACCGTAACTGCATCATGAACTGGTGA
- the MINK1 gene encoding misshapen-like kinase 1 isoform X12, whose translation MGDPAPARSLDDIDLSALRDPAGIFELVEVVGNGTYGQVYKGRHVKTGQLAAIKVMDVTEDEEEEIKQEINMLKKYSHHRNIATYYGAFIKKSPPGNDDQLWLVMEFCGAGSVTDLVKNTKGNALKEDCIAYICREILRGLAHLHAHKVIHRDIKGQNVLLTENAEVKLVDFGVSAQLDRTVGRRNTFIGTPYWMAPEVIACDENPDATYDYRSDIWSLGITAIEMAEGAPPLCDMHPMRALFLIPRNPPPRLKSKKWSKKFIDFIDTCLIKTYLSRPPTEQLLKFPFIRDQPTERQVRIQLKDHIDRSRKKRGEKEETEYEYSGSEEEDDSHGEEGEPSSIMNVPGESTLRREFLRLQQENKSNSEALKQQLQQPPPRDPEAHIKHLLHQRQRRIEEQKEERRRVEEQQRREREQRKLQEKEQQRLEDMQALRREEERRQAEREQEYKRKQLEEQRQSERLQRQLQQEHAYLKSLQQQQLPRPQPAPPGDRTPLPHCGRGAGKPAWAREVEERTRMNKQQNSPLAKTKPSSTGPEPLTPQASPGPPGPLSQTPPMQRPVEPQEGPHKSLVAHRVPLKPYAAPVPRSQSLQDQPTRNLAAFPASHDPDPAVPIPTATPSARGAVIRQNSDPTSEGPGPSPNTPAWVRPDNEAPPKVPQRTSSIATALNTSGAGGSRAAQAVRASNPDLRRSDPGWERSDSVLPASHGHLPQAGSLERNHVAASSKLDSSPVLSPGNKAKPEDHRSRPGRPASYKRAIGEDFVLMKERTLDEAPRPPKKAMDYSSSSEDVESSEDEEEESNGEPSEGSRDTPGTRSDGDTDSVSTMVVHDVEEIAGTQTPYGGGTMVVQRTPEEERSLLHADSNGYTNLPDVVQPSHSPTESSKGQSPPLKDGGSDYQSRGLVKAPGKSSFTMFVDLGIYQPGGSGDTIPITALVGGEGSRLDQLQYDVRKGSVVNVNPTNTRAHSETPEIRKYKKRFNSEILCAALWGVNLLVGTENGLMLLDRSGQGKVYGLIGRRRFQQMDVLEGLNLLITISGKRNKLRVYYLSWLRNKILHNDPEVEKKQGWTTVGDMEGCGHYRVVKYERIKFLVIALKNSVEVYAWAPKPYHKFMAFKSFADLPHRPLLVDLTVEEGQRLKVIYGSSAGFHAVDVDSGNSYDIYIPVHIQSQITPHAIIFLPNTDGMEMLLCYEDEGVYVNTYGRIIKDVVLQWGEMPTSVAYICSNQIMGWGEKAIEIRSVETGHLDGVFMHKRAQRLKFLCERNDKVFFASVRSGGSSQVYFMTLNRNCIMNW comes from the exons GACCCTGCTGGAATATTTGAACTGGTGGAGGTGGTTGGCAATGGAACCTATGGACAGGTGTACAAG GGTCGGCATGTCAAGACTGGGCAGCTGGCTGCCATCAAGGTCATGGACGTCACGGAG GATGAGGAGGAAGAGATCAAACAGGAGATCAACATGTTGAAAAAATATTCTCACCACCGAAACATTGCCACTTACTACGGGGCCTTCATCAAGAAGAGCCCCCCTGGAAACGATGATCAGCTCTGG CTGGTGATGGAGTTCTGTGGTGCTGGCTCTGTGACGGATCTGGTAAAGAACACAAAAGGGAATGCCCTGAAAGAGGACTGTATTGCCTACATCTGCAGGGAGATTCTCCGG GGTCTGGCCCACCTCCATGCCCATAAGGTGATCCATCGGGACATCAAGGGGCAGAACGTGCTGTTGACAGAGAATGCCGAGGTCAAGCTAG TGGATTTTGGGGTGAGTGCTCAGCTGGACCGCACTGTGGGCAGGCGGAACACTTTCATCGGGACCCCCTACTGGATGGCCCCGGAAGTCATTGCCTGTGATGAGAACCCTGATGCCACCTACGATTACAGG AGTGACATTTGGTCTCTAGGAATCACAGCCATCGAGATGGCAGAGGGAGCCCCCC CTCTGTGTGATATGCACCCCATGAGAGCCCTCTTCCTCATCCCTCGAAACCCACCCCCCAGGCTCAAGTCCAAGAAATG GTCTAAGAAGTTCATTGACTTCATTGACACATGTCTCATCAAGACGTACCTGAGCCGCCCACCTACTGAGCAGCTGCTGAAGTTCCCCTTCATCCGCGACCAGCCCACAGAGCGGCAGGTCCGCATCCAGCTCAAGGACCACATCGACAGATCCCGGAAGAAGCGAGGCGAGAAAG AGGAGACAGAATATGAATACAGTGGCAGTGAAGAGGAAGATGACAGCCACGGAGAGGAAGGAGAGCCAAG CTCCATCATGAACGTGCCCGGCGAGTCCACCCTGCGTCGGGAGTTTCTCCGGCTCCAGCAGGAGAACAAGAGCAACTCTGAGGCCCTGAAGCAGCAGTTGCAGCAGCCGCCGCCGCGGGACCCCGAGGCTCACATCAAACACCTGCTGCACCAGCGGCAGCGCCGCATCGAGGAGCAGAAGGAGGAGCGGCGGCGCGTGGAGGAG CAACAACGGCGGGAGCGGGAGCAGCGGAAGTTGCAAGAGAAGGAGCAGCAGCGGCTGGAGGACATGCAGGCCCTgcggagggaggaggagaggcgGCAGGCTGAGCGCGAGCAG GAGTACAAGCGGAAGCAGCTGGAGGAGCAGCGGCAGTCGGAGCGGCTCCAGCGACAGCTGCAGCAGGAGCACGCCTACCTCAAGtccctgcagcagcagcagctcccGAGGCCGCAGCCGGCGCCGCCTGGGGACCGGACGCCCTTGCCCCACTGTGGCCGCGGCGCCGGCAAGCCGGCCTGGGCGCGCGAG GTGGAGGAACGAACGAGGATGAACAAGCAGCAGAACTCTCCCTTGGCCAAGACCAAGCCAAGCAGCACAGGACCAGAGCCCCTCACACCCCAGGCCTCCCCCGGGCCTCCAGGACCCCTTTCCCAAACTCCTCCTATGCAGAGGCCAGTGGAGCCGCAGGAGGGACCGCACAAG AGCCTGGTGGCACACCGGGTCCCACTGAAGCCATATGCAGCACCTGTACCCCGATCCCAGTCCCTGCAGGACCAGCCCACCCGAAACCTGGCTGCCTTCCCAGCCTCCCACGACCCTGACCCTGCAGTCCCCATACCCACTGCCACGCCCAGTGCCCGAGGAGCTGTCATCCGCCAGAATTCAGATCCCACCTCTGAAGGTCCTGGTCCCAGCCCCAACACCCCAGCCTGGGTCCGGCCAGATAATGAGGCCCCCCCGAAG GTGCCTCAGAGGACCTCATCTATTGCCACTGCCCTTAACACCAGTGGGGCCGGAGGGTCCCGGGCTGCTCAGGCTGTCCGTGCCAG TAACCCCGACCTCAGGAGGAGCGACCCTGGTTGGGAGCGATCGGACAGTGTCCTCCCAGCCTCTCACGGGCACCTCCCCCAGGCTGGCTCACTGGAGAGGAACCATGTGGCAG CCTCCTCCAAACTGGATAGCTCCCCCGTGCTCTCCCCTGGGAACAAAGCCAAGCCTGAAGACCACCGCTCACGGCCAGGCCGGCCTGCA AGCTATAAGCGAGCCATTGGTGAG GATTTTGTGTTGATGAAAGAGCGAACCCTGGATGAGGCCCCCCGGCCTCCCAAGAAGGCCATGGACTACTCATCGTCAAGTGAAGATGTGGAGAGCAgtgaggatgaggaggaggaaaGCAATGGCGAGCCTTCAGAGGGGAGCAGAGATACCCCTGGGACCCG CAGTGATGGAGACACGGACAGTGTCAGCACCATGGTGGTCCACGATGTGGAGGAGATAGCCGGGACCCAGACACCCTATGGGGGTGGCACCATGGTGGTCCAGCGT ACCCCCGAAGAGGAGCGGAGCCTGCTGCATGCTGATAGCAATGGCTACACAAACCTGCCAGATGTGGTCCAGCCTAGCCACTCGCCTACTGAGAGCAGCAAAGGTCAAAGCCCCCCCTTGAAGGATGGAGGCAGTGAC TACCAGTCTCGTGGGCTGGTAAAGGCCCCTGGCAAGAGCTCATTCACGATGTTTGTGGACCTAGGGATCTACCAGCCCGGAGGTAGTGGGGACACCATCCCCATCACAG CCCTAGTGGGTGGAGAGGGCAGTCGGCTCGATCAGCTACAGTATGATGTGCGGAAAGGCTCTGTGGTCAACGTGAACCCCACCAACACCCGGGCCCACAGTGAAACCCCTGAGATTCGGAAGTACAAGAAACGATTCAATTCTGAGATCCTGTGCGCAGCCCTTTGGG GCGTCAACCTGCTGGTGGGCACGGAGAACGGGCTGATGTTGCTGGACCGAAGCGGCCAGGGAAAGGTGTATGGACTCATTGGGCGGCGACGCTTCCAGCAAATGGATGTGCTGGAAGGACTCAACTTGCTCATCACTATCTCAG GGAAAAGGAACAAACTGCGGGTGTATTACCTGTCCTGGCTCCGGAACAAGATTCTGCATAATGACCCGGAAGTGGAGAAGAAGCAGGGATGGACCACCGTTGGGGACATGGAGGGCTGCGGGCACTACCGTGTTG TGAAATATGAACGCATTAAGTTCCTGGTCATTGCCCTGAAGAACTCGGTGGAGGTGTATGCGTGGGCCCCCAAACCCTACCACAAATTCATGGCCTTCAAG TCCTTCGCTGACCTCCCTCACCGCCCCCTGCTGGTCGACCTCACAGTAGAGGAGGGACAGCGGCTCAAGGTTATCTATGGCTCCAGTGCCGGCTTCCATGCTGTGGATGTCGACTCGGGGAACAGCTATGACATCTACATCCCTGTACAT ATCCAGAGCCAGATCACAcctcatgccatcatctttctCCCCAACACGGATGGCATGGAAATGTTGCTGTGCTATGAGGATGAAGGCGTCTACGTTAACACATATGGGCGGATCATTAAGGATGTGGTGCTGCAGTGGGGAGAGATGCCCACCTCTGTGG CCTACATCTGCTCCAACCAGATCATGGGCTGGGGTGAGAAAGCCATTGAGATCCGCTCTGTGGAGACAGGCCACCTGGACGGGGTCTTCATGCACAAACGAGCCCAGAGGCTCAAGTTCCTGTGTGAGCGCAATGACAAG GTGTTTTTTGCCTCAGTCCGCTCTGGGGGCAGCAGTCAAGTTTACTTCATGACTCTGAACCGTAACTGCATCATGAACTGGTGA